From a single Ciconia boyciana chromosome 6, ASM3463844v1, whole genome shotgun sequence genomic region:
- the LOC140653226 gene encoding L-lactate dehydrogenase A chain, with protein MSLKDQLIHNVHKQEQGHAHNKISVVGVGAVGMACAISILMKDLADELALVDVVEDKLRGEMLDLQHGSLFLRTPKIVSGKDYSVTAHSKLVIVTAGARQQEGESRLNLVQRNVNIFKFIIPNVVKYSPDCKLLIVSNPVDILTYVAWKISGFPKHRVIGSGCNLDSARFRHLMGERLGIHPLSCHGWIVGEHGDSSVPVWSGVNVAGVSLKALHPDLGTDADKEHWKEIHKQVVDSAYEVIKLKGYTSWAIGLSVADLAETIMKNLRRVHPISTIVKGMHGIKEDVFLSVPCVLGNSGITDVVKMILKPEEEDKLRKSADTLWGIQKELQF; from the exons ATGTCTCTCAAGGATCAGCTCATCCACAATGTCCACAAACAGGAGCAGGGTCATGCCCACAATAAGATCAGTGTGGTTGGTGTGGGTGCAGTTGGAATGGCCTGTGCTATCAGCATCCTGATGAAG GACTTAGCTGATGAACTTGCTCTTGTTGATGTTGTGGAAGACAAGCTCAGAGGAGAGATGCTAGATCTCCAGCATGGCAGCCTCTTCCTTAGAACACCAAAGATCGTCTCTGGCAAAG ATTACAGTGTGACTGCACACTCCAAGCTGGTCATTGTCACTGCTGGTGCCCGTCAGCAAGAAGGAGAGAGCCGCCTTAACTTGGTCCAGCGCAATGTGAATATCTTCAAATTCATCATTCCCAATGTTGTTAAATACAGTCCCGACTGCAAGCTGCTTATTGTCTCAAACCCAG TGGATATTTTGACCTATGTGGCCTGGAAGATCAGTGGCTTTCCTAAACACCGTGTTATTGGTAGTGGCTGCAATCTGGATTCTGCCCGTTTCCGCCACCTCATGGGAGAAAGACTGGGCATCCATCCTCTGAGCTGCCATGGCTGGATTGTTGGAGAGCATGGAGATTCCAGTG TACCTGTCTGGAGTGGAGTGAATGTTGCTGGCGTCTCCCTGAAGGCTCTTCATCCAGACTTGGGAACTGATGCAGACAAGGAACACTGGAAGGAGATCCATAAGCAGGTGGTGGACAg TGCCTATGAAGTCATCAAACTGAAGGGGTACACATCATGGGCTATAGGCCTTTCTGTGGCAGATCTAGCTGAAACTATCATGAAGAATTTGAGAAGAGTGCACCCGATCTCTACAATTGTTAAG GGCATGCATGGAATAAAAGAAGACGTCTTCCTAAGTGTTCCTTGTGTACTGGGCAATAGTGGCATCACTGATGTAGTGAAGATGATCCTAAAACCTGAGGAAGAGGACAAATTAAGAAAGAGTGCAGATACACTCTGGGGAATCCAGAAGGAACTACAGTTTTAA
- the TSG101 gene encoding tumor susceptibility gene 101 protein isoform X1, whose protein sequence is MAVSESQLKKMLAKYKYRDLTVQETTSVITQYKDLKPVMDSYVFNDGSSRELMSLSGTIPVPYRGNTYNIPICLWLLDTYPFNPPICFVKPTSSMTIKTGKHVDANGKIYLPYLHEWKYPQSDLLELIQVMIVVFGEEPPVFSRPTASSSYPPYQATGPPTTSYLPGIPGGISTYPAGSTPNPSSYPNYSYPGGVPFPATTSVQYYPSQPPVTTVGPSRDGTISEDTIRASLISAVSDKLRWRMKEEMDRAQAELNALKRTEEDLKKGHQKLEEMVTRLDQEVAEVDKNIELLKKKDEELSSALEKMENQSENNDIDEVIIPTAPLYKQILNLYAEENAIEDTIFYLGEALRRGVIDLDVFLKHVRLLSRKQFQLRALMQKARKTAGLSDLY, encoded by the exons tataAGTATAGAGACCTAACTGTACAGGAGACGACCAGTGTTATTACTCAGTATAAGGACCTCAAACCTGTCATGGATTCTTATG TTTTTAACGATGGCTCATCTAGGGAGTTGATGAGCCTCAGTGGAACCATTCCTGTGCCTTACAGAG GTAACACGTACAATATCCCAATTTGCTTGTGGCTGCTGGACACCTACCCTTTCAACCCCCcaatttgttttgttaaacCCACTAGCTCTATGACAATAAAAACTGGGAAGCATGTTGATGCAAATGGAAAGATATACCTTCCTTATCTGCATGAGTGGAAATAT CCCCAGTCAGACTTGCTAGAACTGATTCAGGTCATGATTGTTGTGTTTGGTGAGGAACCTCCAGTCTTTTCTCGGCCTACCGCTTCATCAAGCTACCCACCATACCAGGCAACAGGCCCACCAACTA cttcCTATCTGCCGGGCATTCCAGGCGGAATATCTACCTATCCAGCAGGAAGCACTCCAAACCCAAG CAGCTACCCAAACTATTCTTATCCGGGTGGTGTTCCGTTTCCAGCAACCACTAGTGTTCAGTACTACCCTTCTCAGCCTCCTGTGACTACTGTTG GACCCAGTAGAGATGGAACTATCAGTGAGGATACCATTCGAGCTTCCCTTATTTCGGCAGTCAGTGATAAACTGAGATGGcggatgaaagaagaaatggatcGTGCACAGGCTGAACTCAATGCCTTGAAACGGACAGAAGAGGACCTGAAGAAAGGACACCAGAAACTGGAAGAGATGGTAACTCGCCTGGATCAGGAAGTG GCTGAAGTTGACAAGAACATTGAACTTCTCAAGAAGAAGGATGAGGAGCTCAGTTCTGCCttagagaaaatggaaaatcagTCAGAAAATAATGACATAGATGAAGTTATTATTCCTACGGCACCACTTTACAAGCAGATCCTGAACTTATATGCAGAGGAAAATGCAATTGAAGACACCATTTTCTATCTTGGGGAAGCATTGAGACGTGGAGTGATAGATCTAGATGTCTTTTTAAAG catgtACGTCTTCTGTCTCGCAAGCAGTTCCAGCTGAGAGCATTAATGCAGAAAGCAAGGAAGACTGCTGGACTCAGTGATCTCTACTAA
- the TSG101 gene encoding tumor susceptibility gene 101 protein isoform X2, translating to MAVSESQLKKMLAKYKYRDLTVQETTSVITQYKDLKPVMDSYVFNDGSSRELMSLSGTIPVPYRGNTYNIPICLWLLDTYPFNPPICFVKPTSSMTIKTGKHVDANGKIYLPYLHEWKYPQSDLLELIQVMIVVFGEEPPVFSRPTASSSYPPYQATGPPTTSYLPGIPGGISTYPAGSTPNPSYPNYSYPGGVPFPATTSVQYYPSQPPVTTVGPSRDGTISEDTIRASLISAVSDKLRWRMKEEMDRAQAELNALKRTEEDLKKGHQKLEEMVTRLDQEVAEVDKNIELLKKKDEELSSALEKMENQSENNDIDEVIIPTAPLYKQILNLYAEENAIEDTIFYLGEALRRGVIDLDVFLKHVRLLSRKQFQLRALMQKARKTAGLSDLY from the exons tataAGTATAGAGACCTAACTGTACAGGAGACGACCAGTGTTATTACTCAGTATAAGGACCTCAAACCTGTCATGGATTCTTATG TTTTTAACGATGGCTCATCTAGGGAGTTGATGAGCCTCAGTGGAACCATTCCTGTGCCTTACAGAG GTAACACGTACAATATCCCAATTTGCTTGTGGCTGCTGGACACCTACCCTTTCAACCCCCcaatttgttttgttaaacCCACTAGCTCTATGACAATAAAAACTGGGAAGCATGTTGATGCAAATGGAAAGATATACCTTCCTTATCTGCATGAGTGGAAATAT CCCCAGTCAGACTTGCTAGAACTGATTCAGGTCATGATTGTTGTGTTTGGTGAGGAACCTCCAGTCTTTTCTCGGCCTACCGCTTCATCAAGCTACCCACCATACCAGGCAACAGGCCCACCAACTA cttcCTATCTGCCGGGCATTCCAGGCGGAATATCTACCTATCCAGCAGGAAGCACTCCAAACCCAAG CTACCCAAACTATTCTTATCCGGGTGGTGTTCCGTTTCCAGCAACCACTAGTGTTCAGTACTACCCTTCTCAGCCTCCTGTGACTACTGTTG GACCCAGTAGAGATGGAACTATCAGTGAGGATACCATTCGAGCTTCCCTTATTTCGGCAGTCAGTGATAAACTGAGATGGcggatgaaagaagaaatggatcGTGCACAGGCTGAACTCAATGCCTTGAAACGGACAGAAGAGGACCTGAAGAAAGGACACCAGAAACTGGAAGAGATGGTAACTCGCCTGGATCAGGAAGTG GCTGAAGTTGACAAGAACATTGAACTTCTCAAGAAGAAGGATGAGGAGCTCAGTTCTGCCttagagaaaatggaaaatcagTCAGAAAATAATGACATAGATGAAGTTATTATTCCTACGGCACCACTTTACAAGCAGATCCTGAACTTATATGCAGAGGAAAATGCAATTGAAGACACCATTTTCTATCTTGGGGAAGCATTGAGACGTGGAGTGATAGATCTAGATGTCTTTTTAAAG catgtACGTCTTCTGTCTCGCAAGCAGTTCCAGCTGAGAGCATTAATGCAGAAAGCAAGGAAGACTGCTGGACTCAGTGATCTCTACTAA